In Melanotaenia boesemani isolate fMelBoe1 chromosome 16, fMelBoe1.pri, whole genome shotgun sequence, the following proteins share a genomic window:
- the LOC121655783 gene encoding placenta-specific protein 9-like, whose amino-acid sequence MTHPTRSAIGLLLIVIGYTAAAPDSDLWPRVVRSSACQEHTNLHKRLDVVEKRVENTVEKLESELAVLLEAIDAPQWRPLLEDTGEPTVDILQDPEEKGQS is encoded by the exons ATGACCCATCCCACCAGATCTGCGATTGGACTCCTCCTCATCGTCATTGGATACACAGCAGCAG CACCAGACTCTGACCTGTGGCCTCGAGTGGTGCGTTCAAGCGCCTGTCAGGAGCACACGAACCTTCACAAGCGCCTGGATGTGGTGGAGAAG AGGGTGGAAAACACTGTTGAAAAGTTGGAGTCTGAGCTGGCTGTTCTTCTAGAGGCTATTGATGCCCCACAGTGGCGCCCCCTGTTGGAAGACACAGGGGAGCCAACTGTCGACATCCTGCAGGATCCAGAAGAAAAGGGCCAGTCCTGA